DNA sequence from the Streptomyces cinnabarinus genome:
GCAACACCTTCAGCCGGCCGACCTGCTTGCGGTAGTCGTAGATCCCCTCCCCCCGAATGGTGACGCGGGTCCCACCAGCGGCCATCTCCATGGAGGTATGGGCCTTGGAACTACGGGCCCGGACGAGCTCGGCAGCGGCCCCCCGCACCACGTCGGCCCCCTCCCCTCCATGAACGCCCCCGCCCTGGGCACCCCCACACCCGCCGACCCCCACACACGCCACGACCCCGGCGGCGACAACCGCCCCCCTCCGCCTGTACTGCCGCTCCGTCATCGCCTGCCTACCCCCCAGCCGGTACGTCCGTCACGGGCCCCCATCGATCCCCTTAACGACGACTGGCCACCCCCGTAACGCACGCCACCACCCGCGGAAACCTTTGCTTCCCCTTGGGTACGGTTACTTCCGTGGCACAAGACCAGGTCCAGCCCGCACCCCCGCCCTCCCCTCCCCACCGCACAGCCACAACCGACCAGGGCCCCTTCTGCACAGCCCACTGCACCTGCGGCTGGCGAGGCCCGGCAAGAAGAGCAAGAAGCCAGGCAAGAAGAGACGCAGAGACCCACACAGAGCCCTGAACCGATCCGGGCCGGCCCACATCCCCCTCGCGGCGAGGCACCCCAGCCCTTCCAGCCCGTCCGGCGTTTGAGGACGAGGCCCGTTCAGGGCCGACAGCGGGGGTCTGGGGGCGCAGCCTCCAGGGATGGGACGGGTAGGGGCGGCGGGGGCGAGAAAAGAATGGTGCGGAGGTTGCATGGAACCCGCATCGCCACCGCCCCGTCTCGTTCCACGTAACCCACGGGAGGCGACATGGAACGGCGTACCTTCATGGCCGGCGGCGCAGCCGTGCTCACGGCGGCCACCACCGCCGCCTGCTCAGGCACAGGCACCGGCACAGGCGCCAAGGACAGGGCAGGCACCCGCACCACCGGCCCCGCCCCCAACCCAGCCCTCCGCACCACCGCCGCCTCCGCCCCCGCCCCCGCCACTTGGTCCGCCCTCGCCCAAGACCTGGACGGCCCCCTCATCCGCCCCGGCGACACCGCCTGGCCCAGCGCCCACCAGCTCTACAACACCCGCTTCGACACCCTGAAGCCCACAGCCGTCGCCTACGTCGCCCACCCGGACGACATCCGCACCACCCTGGCCTACGCCCGCGCCCACAACCTCCGCGTAGCGATCCGCAACGGCGGCCACTCCTACGCCGGCTGGTCCTCCGGCAACGGCCGCCTGATCATCGACGTCTCCAAGCTCAACCGCATCCGCACAGCCTCCGGCACAGCCGTCATCGGCGCGGGCGCCAAACTCATCGACGTCTACCGAGGACTCGCCGCGAAGGGCGTCACCATCCCCGCCGGCTCCTGCCCCACCGTGGGCGTCTCCGGCCTCACCCTCGGCGGCGGCCACGGCGTCGTCTCCAGGGCCTACGGCCTGACCTGCGACAGCCTCACCCAAGCCACGATCATCACGGCGGACGGAAAGCAACTCACCACCAACGCCACCAAGAACAAGGACCTCTTCTGGGCCCTGCGAGGCGCCGGCAACGGCAACTTCGGCATCGTCACCGAACTCCAGTTCAAGACCCACCCGGCCCCGCAGGCCGTGACGGCGTACATGTCCTGGCCCTGGTCGAAGGCCGCCGCCGTACTGAAGGCATGGCAGGAATGGGGCCCGACCCAGCCCGACGAGATCTGGTCGTCGTTCCACCTCGCGAACGCGACCGGCGGCACCCCCACCGTCTCCGTCGCCGCCTTCTCCCTCGGCACCTACGGCGAACTCCAGAACGCCGTGGACCGCCTCGCCGACCGCATCGGCGCCCCCGCGACCAGCGTCTCGCTGCGCCGCCGCTCCTACGAGGAGTCGATGGAGCTGTACGCCGGCTGCTCCTCCTTCACCACCGACGCCCAGTGCCACCTCCCCGGCAGCACCCCGGGCCGCTCCCCGCAGGGCGCCCTGAACCGCGAGACGTACGCCGCGAAGTCGGACTTCTTCGACCGTTCGATCTCCGCGGCGGGCATCCAGACCCTGCTCGCCAAGATGAAGTCGGTCCGCGGCGGCTCCGGCAGCATCGCGCTCACCGCACTCGGCGGCGCCGTCAACCGCGTCGACCCCACGGCGACCGCGTTCGTGCACCGCCGCTCGCGCATGCTGGCCCAGTACATCGCCGCCTGGCGGGCTGGCACGAGCGGCACCACGGCCCAGTCGTGGCTGACCGAGGCCCACACGGCGATGAAGCCGTACGCCTCGGGCGCGGCCTACCAGAACTACACGGACCCGGCCCTGAAGGACTGGCGCCAGGCGTACTACGGCGACGCCGCGCCCCGCCTGGCCCGGCTGAAGAAGCAGTACGACCCGAAGGGCTTCTTCACGTTCCCGCAGGCGCTGTGAACCCCGGCCCGCCGAAACGGCTAGGCCGCCAGATCCCGTTCCTCCGCCCCGGCGTTCTCCTTGCGCGCCCCGGGAACGACGGCGCCCTGCCCGTCGTACGACGACTCCTTCAGGGACCGCACCAGCCACCCGGCCCGCGGCGACCGCTCGACCGCCTTCATGACGGGCGTCAGCAGCGCCGAGGCGACCGGCGAGAGCAGCAGGGTGACGGCCGTGCCGAGCGCGAACCCGCCGACGACATCGGTCGGATAGTGCACGCCCATGTAAATGCGGCAGAAGCCCTCGAGCAGCGCGAGCCCGATCCCGAGCAGCCCGAACTTCCGGTTGGCGACGAAGAGCCCGACGCCCATGGCCATGGTGATCGTCGCGTGATCGCTCACGAAGGAGAAGTCGGTCTTGCCGGAGACCAGGACTTCAAGACCTTGATGGTCGAGGAACGGACGGGGCCGCTCCACAAAGCCCCGTATCGGCACGTTCACGAGTACGGCAAGAGCGGCGGCGAGCGGTGCCCACACCAGCGCGGCGACGGACGAGGCGGCGTCCTCCCCGCCCTTGCGCCGCACGGACCACCAGCACCACACCACGACCAGGACCATGGCGACCAGCAGCCCGTACTCACCGACGAACTCCATGACCCGGTCGAACCACTCGGGCGCGTCCTTGGCCAGGCCATTGATGTCGTAAAGCAGCTCGACGTCGGGGTTCGACCCGGATGCGGCGAGTCCAGCCATGATGCTGCGGCCCCTTCGTCGTCTCTCTCCGGCACGCCAATCTCGCGCGCCGCTGTGCCACCCCCGTGGTCGTAGATCCGCGCTCGGCTACGTCAGTACGTCAACAGGAACGCACGACCCCCGTTGATACGTTCCACCCTCCACGGAATGATCACTCAGACGTTATCGAAGAGAGATAGATCGCCGCAGCTCAGGGGGTAGGCGCACGAGGCTTCTAAACCTCGGTGGGGAGCGCTTTCGCGCCATCCTCGGTGACCCGGGTGGCCCCGAAGTAGTCGGGGGTGTCGATCGGGTCGAACCGGATCACAGCACCCGTTCTCGGGGCATCGATCATGTACCCGCCACCGACATAAATCCCCACATGCCGGATGGCCCGGGAGTTGGTGAGGTCGTCCGAGAAGAACACCAGATCCCCGGGAAGCAGTTCGTCCCTGGCCGGATGCGGCCCCGCGTTGTACTGATCATTGGCCACCCGAGGCAGCGTGACCCCGACGCTCTCGTACGCGGCCTTGGTCAACCCGGAACAGTCGAACCGCCCACCATCCTCGGCGGTCCCGTCCCCGCCCCACAGATACAGCGTGCCGAGCTTCTTCTGCGCGTAGGCGATGGCCCCCGCGGCCTGCTCCGAGGGATCGACCCGCCCGACGGGCGCGGCGAAGCTCTGCTCCAGCGTCGTGATGGTCTTCACGTAGTTCTGGGTCTCGCTGTACGGCGGCACGCCCCCGTACTTGATGACCGCGTACGCCCCGGCGTTGTAGGCGGCGAGCATGTTCTTCGTCGCGTCGCCCGGCACGTCCTTGACGTAGGAGGCAAGTTCGCAGTCGTACGACGCGGCGGACGGAATGGCGTCCTGCGGATCCCAGACATCCCGGTCCCCGTCACCGTCACCGTCGATGCCGTGCGTGGCCCACGTCCCGGGAATGAACTGCGCTATCCCCTGCGCGGCCGCCGGACTCTGGGCCTTGGGATTGAAGCCGCTCTCCTGATAGAGCTGGGCGGCGAGCAGCGCGGGATTGATGGCCGGGCAGAGATTCCCCCACTTCTGCACCAGCGTCTGATACGCGGCCGGCACCGCCCCCTTGGCCAGCGCCTTGGCCCCGCCCCCGACCCCATTGGCCAGGTTCCCGGCAACGACGTACACCCCCACGACGAGCAGCATCACGAAGCTGAGCCCCGCCGCGACAGCGGCACCCGCCACGACCCATGCCTTACGCACCGTCAACCGCCCCTCGCCCACCGGGAGTCCGCCCGCGCCAGTCTAGGAGCTTCCCCAGCGGAATCGCCCGCAACCAGGACGGCTGTGACACCGGGTCATGCACTCCGAGCCCGTCGCCGGCCCACCGAGTCTCACAACTCCCTTGCCGCCCCGGCAGATGACTGCCTAGCATCGCGTTCACAATCGCGAATCGAATGTTGTTCCGGTGCATCGGGGGCCTGGTATGACGTTGGTGATGGCGGTAGCCGCCATCTGGGGCGTGCTGCAGCTGTTCGCGATTTCCTGGCCGACGCGGTCGGTACGTCTGTCGACCGTGCTGTTGGCCTTCGCGGTGGGTGCGTACGGATGCGGTGTGGCGACGGCGTTGGTGCAGCTCGGCTACACCCGTAGCTACGCGGAACAGTCGGGGCAGTCGCTGGTGACGGTGGTGAACACCACCGGCTACCTGGTGGCTCCCTGGGTGGAGGAGTTGCTCAAGGCCACCCCGTTGCTGCTGGCGGGGTTGAGCCTGAAGGTCCGCCGCCAGTGGGGACTGACCGACTTCGTGGTCGTGGGCGCGGCGCTGGGCGCCGGGTTCGGGCTGCTGGAGGCGGTACTCCGGTTCGGCCTGGACGCGGACCGGGCGATGGTCCGCGACGGGGGTTGGATCGTCCCCGACAGCTTGTCCCCGCCGTACGTGCCGGGCCTGGGGCAGGTGCTGACGTCCTGGCTACCGGCACCATTCAGCCAGCTGAGCCTGGGCGGACCAGCAGTCACGGAAACGTTCACGCACCTGGTGTGGACGGCGACGGCCGGTTTCGGCGTCGGGCTGCTCTGGCGCACCCGCGGATCGTTACGCCTGCTCTCGATCCTTCCGATCACGGCCGCCGCCGCGCACCACACGGTGAACAACTACGCGGTACAGGAACACTCCGACAAAGCCGAGCAGTGGCTGGAGTCCCTGGACGGCGTGGCCTGGGCGGCACCACTCGTCTGCCTGGCCCTCGCCATGGTCATCGACCTGCGCCAACTCCACCGCGGCAAGCGCACCGTGCCCGGCATACTCCTCGCCTCCGAGCGCACCGACGGCGACAGCCCCGCAGCCCTCCTGCGCTACGCGGCCTGGCGCCTCCCATGGAGCCTGCTGATCGTCCTGCGCTACGTCAGACTGCGGCGCAGCTTGCTGTACGCCACCGCGTCGGCACCACCCGACGACACCAGGGACGTGCACCGACTGGTCGCGGGCATCACGACCCGGATGGACGCGTCCGACAACCAACACGCCTGGCAGGCCTTGAACATCCGCGCCTGGCTGAAGGCGGTTCGACGGTCCCGCCGCTCCCGGGAGCGATGGCTTCTCCTGATCCCCTGCGTGCTCATGCTCCCCGCACTCCTCTTCCTGGGCGTCGGCTCGTTCACCTCCACCGCCGGCCTCCAGGAGTACTTCAGCACCGGTGCGGGACCAAAGATCCTCATGGGCTTCGGCGCGGCCGCCCTGGCCTGGATCGCCTACCAACTCACCACCCTGATACGCACCTGGCGACAGACCTCCGCACAGCCACTGGCCGAACCACTGGCGGCCCACCGCTTCCGCCTCGGAACCGCGCTCGGAGCGGGAACCACCGGCGTCCTCCTCCTCTGGCGCGGCCTCGGAGACGCGGGCCCCGACGGCAGAGCCGTCCGCACGCTCCACCTCCTCGAGGCCCTGAACACCTTCCTGATCTACCTAGGCTTCGCCCTCCTCCTGCTCTCCCTCCTGGCCCTGTTCCCACCCGGAACCCTCGCCCTCGCCGGAACCGGAGCAGTCGGAGCCCTCACCACGGAGGCCGCACTCAACGCCGGCGTGCTTGGCACTGCCGGTGTCGTACTGATGGCGGTAGGTGCACAGGGAACGGGCGGGAGCGAACCGGGCAGCGGCAAGAGCGACGGGGTGCCGCAGTGGCTGCGTGACAAGTGGAACCAGGGGCGAGAGTTCAACAAAGAGAACTGGCCTCGCTACCCGGCCAACGAGGTCTACCTCGAGAACGGGAAGTTTCTCGACTCGTACCGACCCGGAAAGGAGATCGTCTCTCGCAAACAGACGCAGATATCGAAGCTCAAGCCGGAGTCGTTCAAGGAATATTTGCGTGAGATCAAGCAGAAGTACAAAGCGGGAACGAAAATACCGGATACACCAAAGGCGCGAGCAGAATACCCAAGCCTGATCGGGAAGCCCCTGAAGGGCAAATACTATCTGGAAGTCCCTGTCCAGTTGAAGCCTGTGCCAGACTGGGCGCTCAAGGAAGCAGCCAACCACGGCGTGATAATCCGTGACGTACAAGGTTTCATCTACCGGCTACCGAAGGGCACGGGCTGAATCAGCCATGATCTGGACCTACTGTGAGCAGTGGAACAACCTCACCGAGGCGCCCATTGAACCCTTGACTCCCGAGCAGGCCCAGGCCCGGCACATCTCCGGCGGGTTGTACACCGCGGTCGCCTCCCCTGCTGAGCAGTCCGCGCCGGCGCTACGGGTGGAAGTGCGACTGGAGACGGGCTACGCCTCGGTGATCTTCATGGACGAATTCGGTCGCGACATCCTGGACTACACATTCACTCTCATCAGTGGATCCTTCTTCTTGGAAACAGCAACCTCGCATGATTACGGCGATTCCCGGGAGCGAGGCGGATACGTAGACGCGGACCGCACCGAGACGTACGAGTTCACGATTGACGGTTCTGTGCAGCGCGAGGTCGAGGCAAGCGGCGGCGAATCGAAGGAAAGCCGCCATGGAGTCGATGTCTCCTCCAACTGGGAGCCCGTTCCGGCTTTCGGCGACTACACGTCACTGATCAGACGTGAACGCTGATCGCCGTATGCCGGCTTCGGCCGCGGCCGCGGCCGCAGCGCATTACCTGGCAGGTCATCGACCTCGGGCGGACGCGCTGACACGATCGTGGGCGTAAGAGGAGCCCGGACGCAGCACACGGAATCGGAAGGACCCGTCATGACCGCCTACGCCATAGCCCATCTGCGCGAGATCACCCCGCACGCCGAGATCGCCGAGTACATCGAGCGGATCACCGCCACCTTCGAGCCGTATGGCGGGCGGTTCCTGGTGCATGGGGTGAGGGAGCAGGAGACGGTGGAGGGCTATTGGCCCGGTGATGTGGTGATGATCGGGTTTCCCGGGATCGGACAGGCCCGGGAGTGGTGGGGCTCGGCCGCCTATCAGGAGATCGCCCCGCTCAGGTCACGGCACATCAAGGGCGACATCATCCTTGTCGAGGGGGTCGCCGAGGGCTACGACCCGGCCACCACCGCGCAGGCGCTCCGGGACGGCCTGGACGGCGACGCCTAGCGTCCCGTCAGTTCCGTCTCGCCCTTGCGGGTGTCTGACATGAGGTCCTGACGGATGTACCACTCCGTGCCGAGAATCCGTTCACGGGCCTTTGCGGGGAGCGTGGCCAGCAGCCCCGGTGCCGCCCCGCGCTGCGCCTCGCTGCGATGGGCGGACACGGCGGCCCACTTGCGGTCCAACCAGGGGCGTACGTCGACCGTGGTCGTGATCCGTTCGTCCGGGACCGTCCACATGTCCTCGCCCGCCTCCTCGAACTCGCGCAGAGCTCTGATCGCCGAGTGCGGGTGCGCGGCCAGGTAGAGCACGCCGGCCCGCCAAGGGGCGCCCGCCTCCGGGTACAGGCGCTCAAGTCCCGCAGCCTGTACCGCTAATGCGGTCACTCGGTGGGTGTGCACATGGTCCTCGTGGCCGGTCACACCGCCGTACGCGTCATGGGTGACCACGATCTCCGGACGGAACTCCCGTATGTGCGCGACCAGTCGGCCCACCGAGTCGTCCAGGGGCGCGTCGCAGAGACGGGGGCTGCCGGGGGCGGACGACGGCACGCGGGAGTCGGCGTATCCGAGCAGGCGAGGCTTCTCGGGAACACCCAATATCGTCAGCGCCTCCGCGAGTTCGCGGGCCCGATGCGTGCCCTCGGCCCACGTGGCCGTCACCACCGCCGTACGTCCGCCCTCGGCGGCGTTCCGGGCCAGCACCCCGCCCGAGAACAGGGACTCGTCGTCCGGGTGGGCATACACGGCGAGCAGACTTGGCATCGAGCGACCACCTCCACGGAAGCTCAGGCCCGTTCAGGGAACATTCAGGCCACTTGCACCTCCAACGGACACCGCACCCCCGTGAGTTCCTCCGACACCGTCCAAAGTCGCCGCGCCACCCCCGGGTCGCTCGCCGCCCGGGAGCGGCTCACCAGCGTGGGGCCGCCGCGCCACTCACCCCAGCCGTCGGGGCCGACGTAGCTCGCGCCGGGCAGGTCCTGGGTGGCGGCGTACAGGGTCGGCAGGGCGCCCGCGCGGTCGGACTGGGCCATGAAACGGTTGGAGAGCCGCATCCCGACCCGGGCCACGGGGCTGGCGGCGTGGCTCTGGAGGTTGGTGGCCGAGTACCCGGGGTGGGCGGCCAGGGCGCGCACCCGTGAGCCGGACTCGGTCAGCCGGCGCTGGAGTTCCAGCGTGAACAGCAGGTTCGCCAGCTTGGACTGGCCGTACGCGCGGCGCGGGTCGTAGTCCGCGTCCCGGTTCAGGTCGTCGAAGTGGATCGTGCCGTCGCCCCAGCGATGGGCGGCGGAGGAGACGGTGACGACGCGGCCGGTGATGTGCGGCAGCAGCAGGTTCGTCAGGGCGAAGTGCCCGAGGTGGTTGGTGCCGAACTGCATCTCGAAGCCGTCCTTGGTCCGCTGCTTCGGGAGCATCATCACGCCCGCGTTGTTGATCAGCAGATCCAACGGGCGGTCCTCCCAGCCCGCCGCGAACTCCCTCACAGAAGTCAGATCGGCCAGGTCGAGCCGCCGTACCTCCGTGCTGCCGTTCACCGTCGCGGCGGCGGCCCGGCCGCGCTCCGGATCCCGTACGGCGAAGACGACATGCGCGCCCGCGCGGGCCAGCGCGTCGGCGGCGGTGAGCCCGATACCGCTGTTGGCACCGGTGACGACGGCCGTACGGCCGTACAGATCGGGAAGATCGGCCGCGGTCCACCGCCGCTTCGTCTGCTGTTGCTTCGACTGCTGCTGCTTCGTCTCGGTCATGCCTCCCGAATGTAGGCGTCGCCAACAATGCTGTCAATGACAACAATGATGACGGCGCCAACAAAGTGGTCAAAGTCAACATCAAGCTACGATGGTGCGCATGCCCGAGACCCGCCCCTACCACCACGGAGACCTGCGCACCGCCCTGCTCACGGCAGCGGAACGCACCCTGCGGGAGAAGGGCGCCGGCTCCCTCTCACTGCGCGAACTGGCGCGCGAGGTCGGCGTCAGCCACGCCGCCCCCGGCCGGCACTTCAAGGACAAGCAGGCCCTGCTCAACGCCCTGGCGCTGACCGGGTTCGAGCGGCTCGCCCGCGCCCTGGCGGCGGCCGAGGATCCCGCGCTCCCCCTGGAGCCCCGGCTCACCGCCCTCGCCCGCGCCTACCTCGGCTTCGCCATCGACAACACCGAGCTGCTGGAACTGATGTACGCCCGCAAGCACGACCCCGACGCCTCCGAGCAGATGGCCGACGCCGTCGAGCAGACGATCGGGAGCCTGGACCGAGTCCTGGCGGACGCCCAGCGCCGCGGCGAGATCATCCAGGGCGACCCCGAGCAGCTCAACCTCGTCACCGGCGCCACGCTCCACGGCGTCGCCGGCTTCATCTCCGCCGGCTGGCTGACCCCGGAAGCGGCCCTGGCCGGCGCGGACGGTCTGGTCCACCTGCTGCTGCACGGCCTGAAGCCCCGCTGACCGCCAGCGACTTCGACCGCCGCCGAGGGCGTAGCCTTCACCCGGGGAACACGTGCCCGTAAGAGGGGTCAACGACGGAACCACACACAGGTTCCGCTCTCACTTCGTTGCCCGGCGTGACCAGCCGTGATACACAGAGTGACGATAAGACTCCAGACAAGGCGTTCGTACGAAACCCGCCAATCAATGACGCCAAGTCGACATACGACGGCGCCATTGTCGGCGACAATGAGGCCTGACCTCTGCGCCACGACAGAGGAAGTGGAACTACCCAACAGGGGCGGTGACTTACATGCTCTTTGCGGCCGATAAGGGAGACATCAACACCATCATCGGCGGGATCGCTCCGGACTGGGGCCCCTTCGGCAGCCTGGGCAACGAGGCCAAGGTGATGATCGAGGTGGTGATGGCCGTCGCCATCCTGCTCTGCCTCGGGATCGCCATCTGGGGCGCCGCCAAGCAGCGCATCGGCGCGACCGCGCTGCGCGACACCTTCAGCGCGGAGCAGGGCAAGGGTCTCATCATCGCGGGCCTGACCGGCGTCTTCATCATCGGATCGCTCGGCACGCTCTTCACCATCGTGTACGGCATGGCCGTGTAGCCGCGCCCGGTCCGGTCCCCGTCCCTCCCACCCGCCCGTCGTGCCCACCGGCTGAGGTTGCGTTTCCCTGATGTCGAGTCACCACACCGCGCCCGCGCGGGAACCAGCACGGCTACCGTCGTACTTCCACGGCTTCCACGGCTTCCGGTACGACGGTGAGGGGGCGTACACGGTATGAGTCTCGACGACGATCGGGAGTCCTCCGGCGGCTACGGAGGCACGGGCCAGACCCGCACGCGGCTGCCGGAGGGCGGCGGCGACACGTACGGCGGCGCCCGGCGCCCCACCCGCTCCTCTTCCCGAAGCCTGGTCACGGTGGTCGGCGTGGTCGTCCTCCTCATCGCGGCAATCGCCTTTGCGAACCGTGGGGGAGACGATTCGTCAGCCGACGACACGGCCACGGACAAACCACAGACCGAGTCCACCGCACCGAGCGGAGAGCGGCCCGTGGGGGCGGGGTTCGCGAGGGATGAGCAGGGGGCGGGGAGTGCGGCGGCGAACTATGCGGTGACGCTGGGTTCGACCGGGATGTTCAACAAGGACAGCCGGCACAGCATCGTCACCGACCTCTACACACCCACTGCCGCAGCACAGCTTCAAGGCGCCATGGATCAGGCGTATTCGGAAGACTTCCTCAGCAAGCTCGGTCTCGACGCGAACGGCCAAGCGCCTGAGGGCAGCACCTTCGTCTCGCGGACGATCCCCGTTGGAACCAAGGTCGAGCAGTTCAGTGACAGCAGCGCCAAGGTGGCGGTCTGGTACATGGGCCTGATCGGCATGTCCGGGGAGGCCTCGACCGACCCGGTGAGCTCGACCTGGAAGACGTGGACCTTCGACCTGCAGTGGACCGCCGGGGACTGGAAGATCACCGCGGACTCTCAGAAGGACGGTCCAGCACCAGTGCCTGGCGACGACAGAGCCGCCAGCTCGGACGAGATCAGCAAGGCCATCGAGGAGTACGGAGGGTTCACGTATGCCCGGTAGCGCGCATCGCGTCCTCAAGCTCGCAGGCCTGGTGGCAACCGTACAGACAACTGCCGTTCTGCTGGCCCCACATGCCGTCGCAGCCCCTACCCCCACTCCTACGCCGTCGTCGAGCAATGACCCTTGCGACCTGCTCATCGGTCCTGCGAAGCAGTACTGCGAAGAGGACAACGGCACTGGCCGCTCCGGCGGCTCCACGACCCTCGACCCCACCTCCACCCTCGACCCCCTCTCCTCCCTGGCCAAGGGCTGCGCGGACGCCGCCGCGTGGACCGTCGACAAGCTCAGTGAGGCCGTGAAGGACACCGCGAACGTCGACTTCACGAACCCCAAGTTCCTTCAGCAGTACGCGGTCGTGTTCGCGGCGTCCACGATCCTCACCCTCCTGCTGTGGCTGCTGGCCGTGGCCAAGCGAGCCGTCCGCGGCGTACCGCTCACCACCGCCATCAGCGAAGCCATCGGGTTCCTCTGGCTCACCGTGCTCGCGTCGGCCTTCACCCCCCTCATCCTCTACACCGTCGTATCGGCCACCGACGGCGTCTCAGAGGTGCTCGCCAAGACCACGGGCGACCAGACAAACGCCTTCTTCGGCACCTTCTCCGGCGCCCTGGAGAAGGGCGAGGACATCGGCGGCGGACCGATCATGCTGATCGTCGTGTCGCTCGTCTCCATCCTCGCCGCCGGAGTCCTCTGGCTGGAGCTCGTCATCCGCGCCGCCCTCCTCTACGTCGGCGCCCTCCTCGGCACCGTCGTCTACGCGGGCCTCGTCGACAAGAACCTGTGGGGACACGTCCGCCGTTGGGCGGGCATCATGATCGCCGTCATTCTGGTGAAGCCGGTCATCGTCATCGTCCTCGGGCTCGCCGGTGCCCTCTCCGCCGACGACGGACCCGACGCCTTCTCCGCCGTGGTCTCCGGCCTCGCCATCATCCTGCTCGCCATCTTCGCGTCGGCGATGATCTACCGCTTCGTCCCCGGCTTCGGCGACGAAATCGCCGGCTCCCGCAGCAACCGCATCATGCAGGGCGCCGAAGGCAAGGCCGCCGCCGTCATCAGCTCCCCCGCGACCCTCGTCGCCCAGGGCATCAAGACCCACAGCTCCCGCGCCGACAACAACGGCGGTCAGAGCGCCAGTACGCCCCGCCCCGCCAACCAGGCGGCCGGCGGAGTCGCCGCGCACAGCTCCCGCACCGCGAACGGAGGCGGCGGATCTGTCCCCTCCGCCGCACCCGTGCCCCGGTCCGGCAGCCCGGTGAACACACCCCACGCCAGCAACACCCGCAACAGCAGTACCAACCGCACGGGAGGTGAAGGGCGTTGACGACCGAGTCCCACGTGTCCCATGCGGTCACGCCCCGCCGTACATATCTGATCGGCCGCGCCAGGCCGAACGCGATCGTCGGCCGGAATCGTGAGACCGGCGAGATCGCGCTGATCATCGGCGGCGCGTTCCTCGGCATGATGTGCGGGCTCCTCGTCCCCGTCCTGTCCCTGCGCATCGTGCTGCTGATGGGCTTCCCCATGCTGGCGCTGGCCGCGGTCTACGTGCCGTACAAGCGCCGCACGTTCTACAAGTGGTTCGAGATCAACCGCAGCTTCAAGCGCACCCTGCGCTCCGGCACCGTCTACCGCTCGGCGGCGATGGAGGCCGGCACCCGGATCGACGGGCGCGAGATCGAGGTCGGGCCGCCGCCCGGAATCGGCCGGATCACCTGGCTCGCCGCCCCGTTCGGCCCCGACGAGATCGCCGTACTCCTGCACGCGGACCGCCGTACCGTCACCGC
Encoded proteins:
- a CDS encoding oxidoreductase — translated: MTETKQQQSKQQQTKRRWTAADLPDLYGRTAVVTGANSGIGLTAADALARAGAHVVFAVRDPERGRAAAATVNGSTEVRRLDLADLTSVREFAAGWEDRPLDLLINNAGVMMLPKQRTKDGFEMQFGTNHLGHFALTNLLLPHITGRVVTVSSAAHRWGDGTIHFDDLNRDADYDPRRAYGQSKLANLLFTLELQRRLTESGSRVRALAAHPGYSATNLQSHAASPVARVGMRLSNRFMAQSDRAGALPTLYAATQDLPGASYVGPDGWGEWRGGPTLVSRSRAASDPGVARRLWTVSEELTGVRCPLEVQVA
- a CDS encoding TetR/AcrR family transcriptional regulator, with product MVRMPETRPYHHGDLRTALLTAAERTLREKGAGSLSLRELAREVGVSHAAPGRHFKDKQALLNALALTGFERLARALAAAEDPALPLEPRLTALARAYLGFAIDNTELLELMYARKHDPDASEQMADAVEQTIGSLDRVLADAQRRGEIIQGDPEQLNLVTGATLHGVAGFISAGWLTPEAALAGADGLVHLLLHGLKPR